From a region of the Gammaproteobacteria bacterium genome:
- the lpdA gene encoding dihydrolipoyl dehydrogenase, which yields MENIVEIKVPDIGNFKDVDVIEVLVKPGDKIEKEQGLITLETDKATMDVPAPQAGTVKAMKVKQGDKVSEGSPILSLEVAGATEKPTASLKSPSPPPGGEGEAGAAERAVRDDRPGLADEAGMRSPKEGEGSKSAGMAASAGAAFGQRKDGESADKRGQEAAPASSEYTGKVDLECEVLVLGSGPGGYTAAFRAADLGKKVALVERYQSLGGVCLNVGCIPSKALLHAAKVIEDAAEMSERGISFDKPKIDTDKLRTWKNSVVGKLTGGLATLAKQRKVQVVQGAGKFLSPHYLSVTGEKGGQVLRFEQCIIAAGSQAAKIPDFPDDPRILDSTSALELEELPERMLVIGGGIIGLEMACVYDALGVKVTVVELTDMLIPEADRDLVRVLQKRIENRYEKILLGVKVAKLEATKTGIKASFDGKDAPAPQTYGRVLVAVGRRPNGKLIDAGKAGVAVDARGFIPADRQQRTNVPHIFAIGDIAGNPMLAHKASHEGKVAAEVAAGMKVANDARAIPSVAYTDPEVAWVGLTEKQAKEQGIEIGKGSFPWAASGRNLSLGRDDGLTKLLFDPQTHRILGAGIVGSNAGDLIAELTLAIEMGCDAEDIGLTIHPHPTLSETVMFAAEAFEGTLTDLYIPKKR from the coding sequence ATGGAAAATATCGTAGAGATCAAAGTCCCCGACATCGGCAACTTCAAGGATGTGGATGTCATAGAAGTGCTGGTGAAGCCGGGCGACAAAATCGAGAAAGAACAGGGGCTGATCACGCTCGAAACCGACAAGGCCACGATGGATGTGCCGGCACCCCAAGCGGGCACCGTGAAGGCAATGAAGGTCAAGCAGGGCGACAAGGTATCCGAAGGCTCGCCGATTCTCAGCTTGGAGGTGGCCGGGGCTACGGAAAAGCCGACGGCTTCTCTTAAATCTCCCTCGCCCCCGCCAGGGGGAGAGGGCGAGGCGGGAGCCGCCGAGCGGGCGGTCAGGGATGACCGCCCTGGACTTGCGGACGAAGCAGGAATGCGCAGTCCGAAAGAGGGTGAGGGGAGTAAATCAGCGGGTATGGCTGCTTCTGCAGGAGCGGCATTCGGGCAGCGAAAAGATGGCGAATCGGCAGACAAGCGCGGCCAGGAGGCCGCTCCCGCAAGTTCGGAATACACGGGCAAGGTGGATCTGGAATGTGAAGTGCTGGTGCTTGGTTCGGGCCCCGGCGGTTATACCGCGGCGTTCCGCGCCGCCGATCTCGGCAAGAAAGTCGCGCTGGTGGAGCGTTATCAGAGTTTGGGCGGCGTGTGCCTGAACGTCGGCTGCATTCCGTCCAAGGCTCTGTTGCACGCGGCCAAGGTCATCGAAGACGCGGCGGAGATGTCGGAGCGCGGCATCAGTTTCGACAAACCGAAGATTGATACCGACAAACTGCGTACCTGGAAAAACAGCGTGGTGGGCAAGCTCACCGGCGGTTTGGCGACCCTGGCGAAACAGCGCAAGGTGCAGGTGGTACAGGGCGCGGGCAAATTCCTCTCACCGCATTATCTGAGTGTAACGGGCGAAAAAGGCGGACAAGTGTTGCGCTTCGAGCAGTGCATCATCGCGGCCGGTTCCCAGGCCGCAAAAATTCCCGACTTCCCGGACGATCCGCGCATTCTCGATTCGACCTCGGCGCTGGAACTGGAGGAATTGCCGGAACGCATGCTGGTAATCGGTGGCGGCATCATCGGACTGGAAATGGCCTGCGTGTATGACGCGCTGGGCGTGAAGGTCACCGTGGTGGAATTGACCGACATGCTCATTCCGGAAGCCGACCGCGATCTGGTGCGCGTACTGCAGAAGCGCATCGAGAATCGCTACGAGAAGATTCTCCTGGGTGTGAAAGTGGCGAAGCTGGAGGCCACCAAGACGGGTATCAAGGCGAGCTTTGACGGCAAAGATGCGCCTGCGCCGCAGACCTATGGCCGCGTACTGGTGGCCGTGGGCCGCAGGCCGAACGGCAAGCTGATTGACGCAGGCAAGGCCGGAGTCGCGGTGGACGCGCGCGGCTTCATTCCCGCGGACCGCCAGCAACGCACCAACGTGCCGCACATCTTTGCCATCGGCGATATCGCCGGCAATCCCATGCTCGCTCACAAGGCCAGCCACGAAGGCAAGGTTGCAGCGGAAGTGGCGGCCGGCATGAAAGTCGCCAACGACGCGCGCGCCATTCCTTCGGTTGCCTACACCGATCCGGAAGTGGCCTGGGTCGGCCTCACCGAGAAGCAGGCGAAAGAGCAGGGCATTGAAATTGGCAAAGGCAGCTTCCCGTGGGCGGCGAGCGGCCGCAATCTTTCGCTTGGCCGTGACGACGGCTTGACCAAGCTGCTGTTTGATCCCCAGACGCATCGCATTCTCGGCGCCGGCATCGTCGGCTCAAACGCCGGCGACCTGATTGCGGAACTCACGCTCGCCATCGAGATGGGCTGCGATGCGGAAGACATCGGCCTGACCATCCATCCGCACCCGACGCTTTCCGAGACTGTGATGTTTGCGGCCGAGGCCTTCGAAGGCACGCTAACCGACCTGTACATTCCCAAGAAACGCTAG
- the grxD gene encoding Grx4 family monothiol glutaredoxin, with translation MDTMTRIKGQLDSQPVLLFMKGTPEFPQCGFSARTSQILKNLGVEFGHVNVLADPEVRANLPKLSNWPTFPQLFVKGELVGGCDITAEMYESGELRELLDAKGIKHS, from the coding sequence ATGGACACGATGACACGCATCAAGGGGCAGCTCGATAGTCAACCGGTGCTGCTTTTCATGAAAGGCACTCCGGAGTTTCCGCAGTGCGGCTTCTCGGCGCGTACCTCTCAGATACTGAAAAATCTGGGTGTGGAATTTGGCCACGTGAATGTGCTGGCCGATCCCGAAGTCCGGGCCAATCTGCCGAAATTGTCCAACTGGCCGACCTTCCCGCAGCTCTTCGTCAAGGGGGAACTGGTGGGGGGCTGCGACATCACTGCGGAGATGTACGAATCCGGTGAGCTGCGGGAACTGCTGGACGCGAAGGGCATCAAGCACAGTTGA
- a CDS encoding VOC family protein, which yields MHHSRLCAVLIDCKTDDVDAAARFWGAALGRPVDMQHPSSRDNYRMLATPVGEVLAEVQRVEHESRVHLDIESDDISAEVARLEKLGAKVVRHVKTWVVMQAPTGQVFCVVRAQRPGFSEGANRWD from the coding sequence ATGCATCACAGCCGCCTGTGTGCCGTACTCATAGATTGTAAGACCGATGACGTGGACGCAGCCGCGCGCTTCTGGGGCGCTGCGCTTGGCCGCCCGGTAGACATGCAGCATCCCAGCAGCCGCGACAATTACCGCATGCTGGCGACGCCAGTCGGGGAGGTGCTCGCCGAAGTGCAACGCGTGGAACACGAAAGCCGCGTGCATCTGGATATTGAAAGTGACGACATTTCCGCCGAAGTGGCGCGTCTGGAAAAACTGGGCGCCAAGGTGGTGCGGCATGTCAAGACCTGGGTGGTCATGCAGGCACCTACCGGACAAGTGTTCTGTGTGGTGCGCGCGCAGCGTCCGGGGTTTTCCGAGGGCGCGAACCGCTGGGATTAA
- a CDS encoding BON domain-containing protein — MLKALNVALLSLLAGLSLASISACSTNKPMVGTTVGSFADDSYLTSVVKAKLLGDTGLKAFHIHVTTKAQVVTLTGTVPTAALRDEAVQVAKGVGGVKGVIDDIQIGPGS; from the coding sequence ATGTTGAAGGCATTAAATGTTGCGCTGTTATCGTTGTTGGCAGGACTGTCGCTGGCCTCGATCAGCGCCTGCTCAACCAACAAGCCCATGGTCGGTACGACCGTCGGCAGTTTCGCGGATGATTCCTATCTCACCAGCGTGGTCAAGGCCAAGCTGCTGGGTGACACGGGCCTCAAGGCCTTTCACATCCACGTCACCACCAAAGCTCAGGTGGTGACGCTCACCGGCACCGTGCCTACTGCGGCGCTGCGCGACGAAGCGGTGCAGGTGGCGAAGGGAGTGGGCGGCGTCAAGGGCGTGATAGACGATATCCAGATCGGACCAGGCAGTTAA
- the rnt gene encoding ribonuclease T, translated as MNDASTPQRLSQRFRGFLPVVVDVETGGFDNQRDALLEIAAVLVEMDADGRLRRGATHGYHVQPFEGANIDPAALEVNGIDPWHPLRPAIPERDALQRVFRAVREALQQYDCTRAILVGHNAFFDLGFLNVAVTRSGIKRNPFHPFSSFDTATLGGVAVGQTVLARAVEALNLPWDPSAAHSASYDAEKTADLFCEIVNRFQPIYRDNLPGT; from the coding sequence ATGAATGATGCCTCCACTCCGCAGCGCCTGTCACAGCGTTTTCGTGGCTTCCTGCCGGTCGTGGTGGACGTGGAAACCGGCGGCTTCGACAATCAGCGCGACGCCTTGCTGGAAATCGCCGCGGTGCTCGTCGAAATGGACGCAGACGGCCGCCTGCGGCGCGGCGCCACCCACGGCTATCACGTGCAGCCTTTCGAGGGCGCCAACATTGACCCGGCCGCGCTCGAGGTCAACGGCATCGATCCCTGGCATCCACTGCGGCCAGCGATTCCGGAGCGCGACGCGCTGCAGCGCGTGTTCCGTGCGGTGCGTGAGGCGCTGCAGCAATACGACTGCACGCGCGCCATCCTCGTCGGGCACAATGCATTCTTTGATCTGGGTTTCCTCAATGTCGCGGTGACGCGCAGCGGGATCAAACGCAATCCCTTTCACCCCTTCTCCAGCTTCGATACCGCCACCCTCGGTGGCGTGGCCGTCGGCCAGACCGTGCTGGCGCGCGCTGTCGAAGCCCTGAACCTGCCGTGGGATCCATCCGCGGCCCACTCCGCCAGCTACGACGCCGAGAAAACCGCGGATTTGTTCTGCGAGATCGTCAACCGGTTCCAACCGATTTACCGGGACAACCTGCCCGGCACTTGA
- the aceF gene encoding dihydrolipoyllysine-residue acetyltransferase: MSNTIEVKVPDIGNFKDVDVIEVMVKAGDRIEKEQGLITLETDKATMDVPAPEAGTVREMKVTQGDKVSEGSLILTLELAGAGAGATGQSQNRSKESRPVQAAAPKAAPVPSPPAAGADKGGNRQVAPTPAAAVPASPPVVPAAPINESGFGKAHAGPSVRKLARELGVDLPRVTGSGRKGRITHDDVKAFVKGVMQGGAAGGGLPRVPVVDFAKFGAIEIKPLPRIKKISGPRLQAAWVNVPHVTQHDEADITELDNVRKALKSDAEKIGTKLTMLAFLVKACVATLRQFPEANSSLDPAGENLVYKKYFHIGFAADTPNGLMVPVIRNADRKNVFEIAKELGELAQKARDGKLKIDEMQGGTFSISSLGGIGGTLFTPIVNAPEVAILGVSRSQMKPVWNGKEFQPRLMLPLSLSYDHRVIDGAMAARFTTFLCQVLSEARNLVL; this comes from the coding sequence ATGAGCAATACGATAGAAGTCAAAGTCCCCGATATCGGCAACTTCAAGGACGTGGACGTCATTGAAGTCATGGTCAAGGCCGGTGACCGGATCGAGAAAGAGCAGGGGTTGATCACGCTGGAAACCGACAAGGCTACGATGGATGTGCCGGCGCCAGAGGCAGGGACTGTCAGGGAAATGAAGGTCACGCAGGGTGACAAGGTTTCCGAGGGTTCGTTGATTCTGACTCTGGAACTCGCCGGCGCAGGGGCGGGCGCAACCGGGCAAAGCCAAAACAGATCCAAAGAATCCAGGCCCGTTCAGGCGGCGGCGCCCAAGGCGGCTCCAGTACCCTCGCCACCGGCGGCCGGGGCGGACAAAGGCGGTAACCGGCAAGTTGCGCCAACCCCGGCGGCTGCGGTGCCTGCATCGCCTCCCGTTGTGCCCGCGGCTCCCATCAATGAGTCCGGTTTTGGCAAGGCGCACGCGGGACCGTCGGTGCGCAAGCTGGCGCGTGAACTGGGCGTGGACCTGCCGCGCGTCACGGGCAGCGGGCGCAAGGGGCGCATCACCCACGATGACGTAAAGGCGTTCGTAAAGGGCGTCATGCAGGGCGGCGCGGCCGGCGGCGGACTGCCGAGAGTGCCGGTGGTGGATTTCGCGAAGTTCGGTGCAATCGAAATCAAGCCGCTGCCGCGCATCAAGAAGATTTCCGGACCGCGCCTGCAAGCCGCGTGGGTCAACGTGCCGCATGTCACCCAGCATGACGAAGCCGATATCACCGAGCTCGATAACGTGCGCAAGGCGCTCAAATCCGACGCGGAAAAAATCGGCACCAAACTCACGATGCTGGCGTTTCTGGTCAAGGCCTGCGTGGCTACGCTCAGGCAGTTTCCGGAAGCCAACAGTTCACTCGATCCTGCCGGCGAGAATCTGGTGTACAAAAAGTACTTTCACATCGGGTTTGCCGCGGACACGCCGAACGGGCTGATGGTGCCGGTGATCCGCAATGCCGACCGGAAGAACGTATTCGAGATCGCGAAGGAACTCGGCGAGCTGGCGCAGAAGGCGCGCGACGGCAAACTCAAGATTGACGAGATGCAGGGCGGCACCTTCAGCATTTCGAGCCTGGGCGGCATCGGCGGCACCTTGTTTACACCCATCGTGAATGCGCCGGAAGTGGCGATACTCGGCGTGTCGCGCTCACAGATGAAACCGGTGTGGAACGGCAAGGAATTCCAGCCGCGGCTGATGCTGCCGCTGTCGCTGTCCTATGATCACCGCGTGATTGACGGCGCCATGGCCGCGCGCTTCACCACTTTCCTGTGCCAGGTGCTGTCGGAAGCACGCAATCTGGTACTTTGA
- the aceE gene encoding pyruvate dehydrogenase (acetyl-transferring), homodimeric type, with protein sequence MANDAANARDPDPQETREWLDALTSVLEVEGTERAHFLIEQLIDAARRSGAHLPYSPNTAYVNTIPLAHEPPYPGNRELEKRIEAYLRWNAAAMVVHANKANSGIGGHLASYASIGTLFEVGFNHFWRAPQDGVPGDLVYLQGHSSPGVYARSYLEGRFDEEQLFNFRREVEKRGLSSYPHPWLMRDYWQFPSVSMGLGPIMAVYQARLMRYLEHRGFLKPSDRKVWCFIGDGEVDEPETLAATPLAVREHLDNLVFVINCNLQRLDGPVRGNGKIIQELEAHFLGAGWNVIKVLWGSRWDELFMRDKHGLLPKLMMECVDGEYQDYKSKDGKFVREKFFGKYPELLEMVANMSDEEIWRLNRGGHDARKVYAAYQAAVGHSGQPTVILAKTIKGFGLGRAAQGQNIAHNVKKLDEASMRELRDNLNIPVSDENISQHPFIRLPADSPEMQYLMERRKALGGFLPQRGGNAKPHDVPALDAFQKELEGTGDREVSTTMAMVRVLAVMLRDKNIGKYVVPIIPDEARSFGMEGLFRQIGIYSAVGQLYQPEDADQLMYYKESKTGQLLEEGITEAGAMSSFLAAGTAYSNYGVTLIPFFCFYSLFGWHRMMDLAWAAADSQARGFLVGGIAGRTTLEGEGLQHQDGHSQVMAANIPNCIPYDPCYAYEIAVIVQDGLRRMFKEQEHVYFYFPVMNENYPQPAMPKGVEEGIRRGLYPLRAGRGNVKLRVQLMGSGTILREVLAAAELLEKDWNVAADVWSATSFTLLRRDGQDCARWNLLNPGKSPRVPYVAQQLEKHPGPVIAASDYVRLFADQIREYVPRRFAVLGTDGFGRSDTREDLRHFFEVDRFHVVVAALKALADDGQLDAKRVTEAIKKYGLNPEKPNPMTV encoded by the coding sequence ATGGCCAACGATGCCGCCAATGCCCGCGATCCCGATCCGCAGGAAACCCGCGAGTGGTTGGATGCGCTCACCTCGGTACTGGAAGTCGAGGGCACGGAGCGCGCACATTTTCTCATCGAGCAGTTGATTGACGCGGCGCGCCGCTCCGGCGCGCATCTGCCCTACAGTCCCAATACCGCTTACGTCAACACCATTCCGCTCGCACACGAGCCGCCCTATCCCGGCAACCGCGAGCTGGAAAAGCGTATCGAAGCCTACCTGCGCTGGAATGCCGCGGCGATGGTAGTGCATGCGAACAAGGCCAACAGCGGCATCGGCGGGCATCTGGCGAGTTACGCGTCCATCGGCACCCTGTTCGAAGTGGGATTCAACCATTTCTGGCGTGCGCCGCAGGACGGAGTGCCGGGCGATCTCGTGTATCTGCAAGGGCATTCCTCACCCGGCGTCTATGCCCGCTCCTACCTCGAAGGCCGATTCGACGAAGAGCAATTGTTCAATTTCCGGCGCGAGGTCGAGAAGCGCGGATTGTCCTCGTATCCGCATCCGTGGCTGATGCGCGACTACTGGCAGTTCCCGAGCGTATCCATGGGCCTGGGTCCGATCATGGCAGTGTATCAGGCGCGCCTCATGCGTTACCTGGAGCACCGCGGGTTCCTCAAACCCTCGGACCGCAAAGTGTGGTGCTTCATCGGCGACGGCGAAGTGGACGAACCGGAAACGCTGGCCGCCACACCGCTCGCGGTGCGCGAGCACCTGGACAATCTTGTATTTGTAATCAACTGCAATCTGCAGCGGCTCGACGGACCGGTGCGCGGCAACGGCAAGATCATTCAGGAGCTGGAAGCGCATTTCCTGGGCGCGGGCTGGAATGTCATCAAGGTGTTGTGGGGATCGCGCTGGGACGAACTGTTCATGCGCGACAAGCACGGACTGCTGCCCAAGCTCATGATGGAGTGCGTAGACGGTGAATACCAGGATTACAAGTCGAAAGACGGCAAGTTCGTGCGCGAGAAGTTCTTCGGCAAGTATCCGGAGCTGCTGGAGATGGTCGCCAACATGAGCGACGAGGAAATCTGGCGCCTCAACCGCGGCGGACACGACGCGCGCAAGGTGTATGCCGCATACCAGGCGGCAGTCGGGCACAGCGGCCAGCCGACGGTGATTCTTGCCAAGACCATCAAGGGCTTTGGCCTCGGCCGGGCCGCTCAGGGCCAGAACATCGCTCACAACGTGAAGAAGCTCGATGAAGCGTCCATGCGCGAGCTGCGCGACAACCTGAATATTCCGGTGAGCGACGAGAACATCAGCCAACATCCGTTCATCCGTCTGCCGGCGGATAGCCCGGAAATGCAATACCTGATGGAACGGCGCAAGGCCTTGGGCGGGTTTCTTCCCCAGCGCGGCGGCAATGCCAAACCGCATGACGTACCTGCGCTGGATGCCTTCCAGAAGGAACTGGAGGGCACGGGCGATCGCGAGGTTTCCACTACCATGGCGATGGTGCGCGTACTCGCCGTGATGCTGCGCGACAAGAATATCGGCAAATATGTGGTGCCGATCATTCCCGATGAGGCGCGCAGTTTCGGCATGGAAGGGCTGTTTCGCCAGATTGGCATCTACTCCGCGGTGGGCCAGCTTTACCAGCCGGAAGATGCCGACCAGCTTATGTACTACAAGGAATCCAAGACCGGGCAATTGCTGGAGGAGGGCATCACCGAGGCGGGCGCCATGAGTTCATTTCTGGCCGCCGGCACCGCCTACAGCAATTATGGCGTGACCCTGATTCCATTCTTTTGCTTCTATTCGCTGTTCGGCTGGCATCGCATGATGGACCTGGCGTGGGCGGCGGCGGATTCGCAGGCGCGCGGATTTCTGGTGGGCGGTATCGCCGGGCGCACTACGCTCGAAGGCGAGGGACTGCAGCACCAGGATGGCCATAGCCAGGTGATGGCGGCCAACATTCCCAATTGCATTCCCTATGATCCATGCTATGCCTACGAGATCGCCGTGATTGTGCAGGATGGCCTGCGGCGCATGTTCAAGGAACAGGAACATGTTTACTTCTATTTCCCGGTGATGAATGAAAATTACCCGCAGCCGGCCATGCCCAAGGGCGTGGAAGAAGGCATCCGCCGCGGGCTTTATCCGCTGCGCGCGGGCCGCGGCAACGTCAAACTGCGCGTGCAACTCATGGGCAGCGGTACCATTCTGCGTGAAGTCCTGGCGGCCGCCGAGCTGTTGGAGAAGGATTGGAACGTGGCCGCGGATGTGTGGAGCGCCACCAGCTTTACGCTGTTGCGTCGTGACGGCCAGGATTGCGCGCGCTGGAACCTGCTGAATCCCGGGAAGAGTCCCCGCGTTCCCTATGTCGCCCAGCAGCTCGAGAAGCATCCCGGACCGGTGATCGCAGCCAGCGATTACGTGCGCCTGTTCGCTGACCAGATTCGCGAGTACGTGCCGCGGCGGTTCGCGGTGCTCGGTACCGATGGCTTCGGCCGCAGCGACACGCGCGAGGATCTGCGGCATTTCTTCGAGGTGGACCGGTTTCACGTTGTGGTGGCGGCGCTCAAGGCGCTTGCGGATGACGGTCAGCTGGATGCGAAGCGGGTGACCGAGGCCATCAAGAAGTACGGTCTGAATCCCGAAAAACCGAACCCCATGACGGTGTGA
- a CDS encoding GNAT family protein: protein MSAQLTQALILEGAHVRLEPLTLGHLDGLCAVGLDSDLWRWDSIQKRSRQDMETYVQKALDEQKRGVSLPFATVFLVTGQVIGSTRYLNIDLANRRVEIGATWIAKPWQRTAVNSEAKYLMLRHAFEVLECFRVELKTDALNERSRRAILRLGAKEEGTLRRHMVTDTGRVRDTVYFSILDHEWPAVKARLQAKLNPRYMPAGTRA, encoded by the coding sequence TTGAGCGCACAGCTCACACAGGCTTTGATTCTGGAAGGAGCGCATGTGCGGCTTGAGCCTCTGACATTGGGACATCTCGATGGCCTGTGTGCCGTGGGGTTGGATTCGGATCTGTGGCGCTGGGACTCAATACAAAAGCGCAGCCGTCAGGACATGGAGACTTATGTACAAAAGGCGCTGGACGAGCAAAAGCGCGGTGTGTCCTTGCCGTTTGCCACAGTTTTCCTGGTAACGGGACAGGTAATCGGTTCTACCCGCTACTTGAACATTGACTTGGCCAATCGCCGTGTAGAGATCGGAGCAACCTGGATTGCCAAGCCTTGGCAGCGTACCGCGGTCAATTCCGAGGCCAAATATCTGATGCTGCGCCACGCCTTCGAGGTGTTGGAATGCTTCCGGGTTGAGCTTAAAACTGATGCATTGAATGAACGTTCACGCCGGGCGATTCTGCGGCTCGGCGCCAAAGAAGAGGGAACTTTGAGACGACATATGGTTACCGATACCGGTCGTGTACGCGATACGGTGTACTTCAGTATTCTTGATCACGAGTGGCCTGCCGTTAAAGCACGTCTGCAGGCAAAATTAAATCCTCGCTATATGCCTGCCGGTACCCGCGCATGA
- the can gene encoding carbonate dehydratase has translation MKKLPQIFENNRKWAQQVSREQVDFFPRLARQQAPKYLWIGCSDSRVPANQIMGLMPGEVFVHRNISNVVLDTDLNCMSVIQYAVDVLKVEHIIVCGHYGCGGVQAAWHDAHLGLIDNWLKHVQDVARAHRDDLKTFKDETKLLARLCELNVAEQAAHVCRAEIVQKAWARGQSLTVHGWIYSLQDGLLHDLDVTVSGPDELPRG, from the coding sequence ATGAAAAAGCTGCCGCAAATCTTCGAGAACAACCGCAAATGGGCGCAGCAGGTCAGCCGCGAGCAGGTGGATTTCTTTCCACGGCTTGCGCGCCAGCAGGCGCCGAAATACCTGTGGATCGGCTGCTCCGACAGCCGCGTGCCGGCCAACCAGATCATGGGCTTGATGCCGGGTGAGGTGTTCGTGCACCGCAATATTTCCAACGTGGTGCTGGACACCGACTTGAATTGCATGTCCGTGATCCAGTATGCCGTGGACGTGCTCAAGGTGGAGCACATCATCGTTTGCGGGCATTACGGCTGCGGCGGCGTACAGGCTGCCTGGCACGATGCGCATTTGGGACTGATAGACAATTGGCTCAAGCACGTGCAGGACGTTGCCCGGGCGCATCGCGACGATCTCAAGACGTTCAAAGACGAGACGAAACTGCTGGCGCGGCTGTGCGAATTGAATGTCGCGGAACAAGCCGCTCACGTTTGCCGAGCCGAGATTGTGCAGAAAGCGTGGGCGCGCGGTCAGTCGCTTACGGTGCATGGCTGGATTTACAGCTTGCAGGATGGCTTGTTGCACGACTTGGACGTTACCGTCTCGGGGCCGGACGAATTACCCCGGGGCTGA
- the pyrC gene encoding dihydroorotase — MSASFNITRPDDWHLHLRDGSMLRDVLAHSARRFARAIVMPNLKPPVTTAAAALAYRQRILDSLPKHAQFEPLMTLYLTDDLPPDEITQARASGHIHGVKLYPAGATTNSAAGVTDIRRCDATLEKMAELGMPLLVHGEVTDPAVDVFDREPLFIERVLAPLLRRLPALKIVFEHITTRAAVDFVLAQGKNLAATLTPHHLLYNRNALLRDGIRPHYYCLPVLKRERDRESLIQVAISGNPKFFLGTDSAPHARHLKENACGCAGIFSAHAAIELYAEVFEQAGALDKLEAFAGFHGADFYGLPHNRDKITLVKKSWTVPEAYPFGEHQVVPMRAGEAVSWSLAK; from the coding sequence ATGAGCGCATCATTCAACATCACGCGGCCGGACGACTGGCATCTGCACCTGCGCGATGGTTCCATGCTGCGCGACGTCCTGGCGCACAGTGCCCGGCGTTTCGCCCGCGCTATCGTGATGCCGAACCTGAAACCCCCGGTCACGACCGCAGCTGCGGCGCTTGCCTATCGCCAGAGGATTCTCGACTCACTCCCAAAGCACGCGCAATTCGAGCCGTTGATGACGCTGTACCTTACTGACGACCTGCCGCCGGATGAGATCACCCAAGCCAGGGCCAGCGGACATATCCATGGCGTGAAGCTCTACCCCGCGGGCGCCACCACCAATTCCGCTGCCGGCGTCACCGACATCCGCCGTTGTGACGCGACGCTGGAAAAAATGGCGGAACTGGGCATGCCGCTGCTGGTGCACGGCGAGGTGACCGATCCGGCGGTGGATGTATTCGACCGCGAGCCCTTGTTCATCGAGCGCGTGCTCGCACCGCTCTTGCGCCGCCTGCCAGCGCTCAAGATTGTGTTCGAACACATTACCACGCGCGCGGCGGTGGATTTCGTGTTGGCGCAAGGCAAAAACCTCGCGGCCACGCTCACGCCACACCATCTTCTCTACAACCGCAACGCGCTGTTACGCGATGGGATCCGGCCGCATTATTACTGCCTGCCGGTACTCAAACGCGAGCGCGACCGAGAATCCCTGATCCAGGTAGCCATCAGTGGCAATCCCAAATTCTTCCTCGGCACCGACAGCGCACCGCATGCCCGACACCTGAAGGAAAACGCCTGTGGATGCGCCGGAATCTTCAGCGCGCACGCCGCCATCGAGCTGTATGCCGAAGTCTTTGAACAGGCGGGCGCGCTGGACAAGCTCGAAGCCTTCGCCGGCTTCCACGGTGCGGATTTCTACGGACTGCCGCACAACCGTGACAAAATCACGCTGGTAAAGAAATCCTGGACCGTACCGGAAGCCTATCCCTTCGGCGAACACCAAGTCGTGCCAATGCGTGCCGGAGAAGCGGTCAGCTGGTCGCTGGCCAAGTGA
- a CDS encoding DUF1272 domain-containing protein produces MLELRPNCECCDKDLPPDSVEAMICTFECTFCRDCVASRLHFVCPNCGGNFAPRPIRPADLLAKYPASTKRVHHPDCSGASV; encoded by the coding sequence ATGCTGGAATTGCGACCCAATTGCGAGTGTTGTGACAAGGATCTGCCACCGGATTCAGTCGAGGCCATGATTTGCACCTTCGAATGCACATTTTGCCGTGACTGCGTGGCGAGCCGCTTGCATTTTGTATGCCCAAATTGTGGCGGCAACTTTGCACCCAGGCCGATTCGACCCGCTGATCTGCTGGCAAAATATCCAGCTTCCACGAAGCGCGTACACCATCCAGATTGTTCGGGGGCCTCCGTTTGA